TGCAGCAGCTGGAGTTGAAGTACAAAAAGCACACAAAATTTTATGTTGGTTCGTACTTGTAGGTTGGTCTATTTATCCATTAGGATACATGATGGGTACTACAGGTTGGTACAACGGAATTATACCAGAAGGTAACATTGATGTAGCTTACAATATTGCTGATGCAATAAATAAAATTGGTTTTGGTTTGGTTATTTATAACCTAGCTGTGAAATCTTCAAAAGATTAATTCCATTTTTTTATATTTAATTGTAGTAAACCGAGCTAGAAATAGCTCGGTTTTTTTGTGTTTAAAAGTTTTAATTGTTTATTTTATTAGGTAAAATTATTAAACAAAATATATTTTCTCGTTGTTTTGACCCCTATAAAACAAGAGTATTATTCTAAATTTCGATTATTATTTATGCGGTTAATTTTTTCATTAAAATTAGATGCTTATCCTGGTTCCATTTTTCTATTGGTGTAATGCGTCCTAAAAGGCCATGTAGCCTAGTATTATTATAGAAGATTACATATCTTTTTAATATTAGCTCAATTTCTCCAAAAGTTCTATAATCAACTCTTTGGAACACTTCTTTTTTTAATATTCCGTGATAGGCCTCAATATGCGCATTTTCTTCTGGTGTTGCTACATGTGTGAATTCTTGCTGAACTCCTATGAGTCCAAGGTATTCTCGAACACTTTTGGCAATAAATTGACTTCCATTATCACTTCTTATCACAACACTTTCAGGGTATTGGTATTCCAAAAATAAATCTGAAAGGAAAGCAATTACTTTGTCTTGTTTTATAGAAAATGAGAAAAAATCCTTTAATATTCTGCGAGTATGAACGTCTATTATAGATAGTAAATAAGCATTTTTACCTACGTTTGGGATCCAAACCATCTTAATATCCATTTCTAAACATTCAAAAGGTTTAGTGGTGTTTACTTTTCTATACTTTACAAATTTACGACCAGAACCACTCCTTTTTATTCTGTTTTCTAGTTTTAACAAACCCTCTTCTCTCATAATTCGGTACAACTTTTTATGATTAATTAAATAACCCTCTCGTTGTAAATACGAAGTCATTAAACGGTAACCGCAGTCAATAAACTCATTACTTAAAATGCCTTTAATAGATTTAATAACCGCGCCTTGACTTACATATCCTTTAGATTTATTAAAAGTAAATTCACTAGGTTTAATACCTTTTTTATTTGAGCTTGGTCTTCGGTAATAACTACTTTGAACCATTCCTACTATAGTAATAATTTTGGTTTTACTAATCTTATGTTTACTATAAATACTATCTACTAAATCTTTCTTGGATCGGATGTCCCAAACTTTTTTTTTAAAAGTTCACGCCCAATTTCTAATTCGATTTCCTTGTTAGCTAATAATTTGCGTAGAATTCTGTTTTCTTCCTCAGCTTGCTTTAGCTCTTTACTACTAGTGTCATAAGTTACTTTTAAACCAGCTTCTCCCTGCTTCTCGTGTTTCTTCTTCCAGCTATACAAAGTGCCAGTGCTAACGCTGTATTTACGGCACGTTTCAACAACTCCTAATTCTTCTGAAAAGGATAGGATTTCTAGCTTTTCTTCTAAACTCCATTTCTTGTATTTCATATATCAAATGTACTATTTGAAATTTAAAATATCACTCCGAACTATTAAGGGGCTAAAATACTCGTGATGCTATCTTTTATGCTGTTTTAAAAAAAAGAGCTCTTTTATACATTTGTGGTTTTAATAATTTACTTTTTTAATTTGTATTTCACTTTTCAATACATATCATATTGAAATCATTTTTAAAGAAAATTTTCAATTGTAATTGGGTTCTGAATGTGATTTCCATAGATAAAAATATCATATCGATGGTAATTTTGTCTGTTTAAGAAAACTAAAATCATATTTTGATATCTTGATGATGGATTTTTTTGTGTTAATTTAAGTTCTCTCAATAGTTTAAATTAAGGATGCTGTAAAGCCCAAAAAAGCCCAAAAGTATTTTAGAGATACAATTGGGCTTATTTTAATTAAGAGTTAAATTGATGCTTTGTGAGCATGTTTATGTCATATTTAATCTGAAAAGAGAAACTGTATTTGTAATAGTTTCCCTTTGATATTTATTGTTTTGGATTTAAAGCATCGCTAATACGAGCAATTAAGTCTTGAACATGGTATTTACTTATTTTGTCAGTCATTTTTAAAGATGACATTTTTAATTCGTTTTTAAGAGCATTTAATTGTCCTCTTGCAATAGATGGTAAATCAGTTTGCGCGAGGTTTACTCTTCTTGAATTAAATCCATAAGTAACTCCCACAGGTACAGATCTTACGGTTGTTGTCCCTGGTTTTAACAATTCAATCATTTTGTCAACATATATTTTTTGAATATTTCTTCTAAAAATATCTATTGAGCTACTTGTTTTTAATTCAGAGAAAATGCCCTTGTTTAAGTCAGTTAACAATTCATCTACACTGTAGTTTTCTTTACTTGCAGAAGCGCTTTCCATTAGGCGAACCATACGGTCACCAGTCATTAAACTAGATAAGGTTGCATCTTGCATAGATTTAACAGCTTCAACGCCACTATCAGGATTGATTTTAGAAAGAACGCTTTGATCTAATAGCCATTTTGGAGTATTGAATAACTGGTTATTAAGGAATAAAACAGCATCTTTTTGAATGCTTTTAGGAACTACTTGAAATTGATTTCCTGACATGTCATACGTTTTAGGGTTGTCATAAATACCACCCACGTTTTTAGTTACGTGTCCCATGTATCTTCTGAATTGTCCAGTAAGAGCTCCGTAAAGTTCATCCAATTCAGCGTAGCTTTCACCATCTTCTTTAGACCATTCTATTAAATTTGGTAAAATTCTTTTTAAGTTTTTTATACCATATTCTGAAGCTCTCATGGCATTATCTCCAATATCTTCTGTTTGATATCTTGGGTCATAAGGACTTGATTCAGTTCCAAACCATAAACGATTGTTTTTGTAGGCTTCTTTAGTCATATCGTTCAAAACTGTTTTTTCTTGTGCTTCAGTTTTGCTGTCTTCAAAATAAGAATAACCCCATTTTATTGCCCATTTATCATAATCACCAATTCTTGGGAACA
This portion of the Flavobacterium sp. CECT 9288 genome encodes:
- a CDS encoding transposase, yielding MKYKKWSLEEKLEILSFSEELGVVETCRKYSVSTGTLYSWKKKHEKQGEAGLKVTYDTSSKELKQAEEENRILRKLLANKEIELEIGRELLKKKFGTSDPRKI
- a CDS encoding IS3 family transposase, with product MRSKKDLVDSIYSKHKISKTKIITIVGMVQSSYYRRPSSNKKGIKPSEFTFNKSKGYVSQGAVIKSIKGILSNEFIDCGYRLMTSYLQREGYLINHKKLYRIMREEGLLKLENRIKRSGSGRKFVKYRKVNTTKPFECLEMDIKMVWIPNVGKNAYLLSIIDVHTRRILKDFFSFSIKQDKVIAFLSDLFLEYQYPESVVIRSDNGSQFIAKSVREYLGLIGVQQEFTHVATPEENAHIEAYHGILKKEVFQRVDYRTFGEIELILKRYVIFYNNTRLHGLLGRITPIEKWNQDKHLILMKKLTA